A window of Ignavibacteriales bacterium genomic DNA:
GTCCTCTTTGTACTGTTTGATCCCTTCGAATAGTGCATGAGCGACGTTCTGCTGCCCCTCCTGACTGCGGAGGATTTTTTCCTCCTGCCTGTTCGAGAGGAAGCCTGTTTCGACAAGTACATTCGGCATGGAAGCTCCCACGAGGACCAGAAATCCCGCCTGCTTGACACCGCTGTTTTGAATTTTCAACAGGTTCGCCATCGCCTCGCTCGCTCGCGCGGCGAATTCCTCGCTGTAGCGAATGAAAGCACTCTGGCGCATGGTGATGAGAATGAAGTTCTCTTCCGTCAACTCCTGGTACCGGTCCTTGTAGTTATCCTCGAGCTTGACCGCGTCGTTTTCCTTCTCGGCAATCCGAATTGCGCTTTCAGTCTTGCCGGGGCGGAGGATGTAGATTTCAAATCCGTTCGCAGAGGAAGGCTTCCGCTCGGTTGAGTTGCAGTGGATGCTGATGAAAAGCTTTCCCTCAGCGTCATTCGCAATTCTCCCCCTCTGGTAGAGCTCGACGAACGTGTCGTTCTTCCGGGTGTACACGACCTCCACATCCTTCAGGTTTTGCTTGATAAGCTCTCCGAGTTTGAGCGCGACACCCAGGGCCACATCCTTCTCGCGGGTTCCGCTCACGCCGATTGTTCCGGGATCCTTCCCCCCGTGGCCTGCGTCGATGACGATCACATCCAGCCTGGAGCGATCACGTGCGCGCTGCAACTTGTCCTGCGTCTCTCCCTGCTTTTTGACTGCTTCCGCCTTTTTGCTCTCGGGTTCTTCCTTTGGAACGGCGTTTCGTGTATGAAGAGCAATGAGCAGGTTCGAGTTCTGGCTGTCGATCAACGGGTCGACCTGGACGATATCGGGCGAAACCTGAAACGTCAGCTGAACTGACGTCGGCGACTGGAACACCAGCACCCTGCGAATGGCATCGACTGCCTTGAAGCGGCTGAGGGCCACTGTATCGGCCTGTGCATCGTTGATCGTGACGTAGAGCCAGCCATCATGCGATAGGAACGCGTCAAACGTGCCGAGTTTTCTGGGCGCTTTGATGGTGAGGAGATATCCGTTCTGACGGGATTCTATCGAGAGTCCTGTGACATCAAACTGGGATTCAGCGGCCACCGGTTCCTTGGTCACCAATCTCGAATCTGTCTGCAGCGACACGCCGAGAGGGGAGAGACGCTCAAGGAGGGAGACAAATTCGGACGCGGGCGCATAGAACAGACTATCCTTGAGCACGATGCCCCTCGTTACCTGATACACGGAAGAGATGCTCGTTGTGATATCCGTGATGACCAGGAATGGGCTTCCGGCGGTAGCTTTCACGCGGTGATTTGGAAGGCGGACTTCGATCTTTCGCCGCTCCGGGCTTTTCGCGCTTGGCAGCGACATCGCTGCCGCGTACTCCTGCACCGAAATGAATACGACTCCGGCGCTGTCATAGCCGGGGACCGTCGTCATCTTGTCGCCGAACTGGATACGAAGCGAAGTGTTCTGGGCGAGTGCGATGAAAGGGGGAGAGCAGAGCAGGAAAACCAGGACTGCTGCAGCGGAAAGAGAAAAACGAGTGCTGGTCATCTATCGGTAATTAACGAATTGCACAGGGAACGATAAGTCGGCATCGCGCAGCAGCTGGATCACAGACTGCAGATCATCCTTGTCCTTCCCGCTCACTCGGACCTGATCCTCCATGATCTGGGCCTGTACTCGGACCTTTGAGTCCTTGATCATCTTCACAACTGCACGGGCATCATCCTTGCCGATCCCGACCACGAGTGTGATCACTTGTTTGACAGTGGCGCCTGTCGCGGGCTCCATGGGACCATAGCGCAGCGCTTTGATCGACACGCCTCTTTTTATCAGCTTGGATTGGAGGATATCGACGGCGCTCTTGAGATGGAACTCGTCGATGGTATGGAGGGTAATCTGCTTCTCGTTGGTATTGAAGTCGATTTGCGTCTTGGAGTCTTTGAAATCGTATCGCTGGATGATCTCTTTGCGGGCCTGATTGAGGGCGTTGTCGACTTCCTGGAGATTGACTTCGGAGACTATGTCAAATGAATTCTGCTGGGCCATGCACGTTAATTGATAATCTCAACAATGTTGCGCTGCGTGGTGACGCGGATACGGACGCGGATAGAATCCCCGTTTGTGGTGACGACTTTGCCGACCCCGGAAATTACACACTGGTCATCCTGAGCGCTTTCTATGTGGTACGCCGCATTTGCATTCTCGCTCATCGGATAGACCTGCGACATAGAAATGTTGGTGAAACTCTTGCCACCTCCGCCCTGTGTCGGCGGCTTCCAGTAGTACGCATTGGCGCGCGCCGCGAAGTTCTGGAGGTCAACGATGATTGCATTCCGCGAATCCTCAACCGTGTTGGCTGAGAACATGCTCACGCCGACATAAATCGCGATGCCGATGAGCATCATGCCCAGAACAACAAGGAAAAGCTGAGTTTGTCCCATAGGTCAACTCGTTCGAGTTATGGTGGCAACCCGGAAGACCGCTGCCGTGATCTCAGCAGTTAATTCAAATTTGATGCCGCGTGTTGCACGTGATTCGCAAAAGATTTTCAAACGTCACGCAAACTTCGGGCGGATCAACGCACCGTCTCGCAATTCATTCGCCCGCAATGGGTTGAGCGGAAAACGAAAACGGGTTAGCACCCATCCGATGCTGTACCGGTAATATTGTTATTCTCATCGAAAAAATCAATGGCTGAGGATTCAATAATGCGGTCACCACGTCTCACCGGATTATCGGGCACCGAATGCGGTAAAGGACTGCCTGCTCCAATGCGAGCCATCGAATTGCCAGAATTGGCCCGCAATGGTCAACCCTGCTTGCGGGCTGGGTGGGAGAGTTCATCGACAGATTCCTCGAGAAGCCAAGATAATCAGGAGGAACGGCCTCTGTTGGAGATGGTCCCATAGAAAGGAAACAGAGAGGCGAGAAAGTGTCTCATTCTCAGACAGTGCTTCGAGGTGTCTCATTAGTACCGTTTCGTTACACCTCTCATGGGGCGGGAGCGAAGGATCTGAGCCATGAACGATTGTCTGCATCGAATAGTCCACGCTGTAGGTTCTTCGGTCACTGTTAGTGTTGCGTCTCGGAAGAACCTTGAATACGTCCACATCACGACGCAGAGATCTGAGCAGACATCAACTCAGGCTATCACGAAAAGGCACACACCCTTCTGCTCCCCTCCCACAACCCACGTGGTTTCGCACGAGAGGGGACGTGACGTTCTTGTATCGCGCACAAAGAGTCCCCTCTGTGTGATGGCCGGCGTGGTGGGGAGAGGGGATGTACTCGTCCGCCGTCTTGTTGGGCGGAAGGGGTGTGTGTTTTGCTTTGTACTGAGATTGCAGGAAAAACTCGATTGTGATCCTCGGGTTGCATTCTGTGGTGCAAGAAGTTCAACCGTACGACTAAAATAAGGAACATGCGAGACGCGACACTAGTCGTCATCTATTCAGCGTGCGGAGGTAGCGCGAAGTCGAACGCTGCGGCGCTCCCGATTGTCCCCGCTCCAAAGACAAAATACTTCGTTGACAATACGTGATCGTCGAGGATGGAATCATCATTACTTCCGGATCACTCCCGTTTCCATGCTCCAGAAGAGAAGGTCGAGTTCGTCGAGTGGAATTCCTATCCGGTCTGCGAAACGCATGAACTGTCGCTCGATGGAGAGGTAGTGTTTTCGCGAAAGCGTTTTGGGGAGCGAGCGGATGGCACCGTACCGCTTGAGGTTTCGCAGGATGTGACGGTCAAGGATCGCCAATCCGCCGTTCCTACCAACATTCCGAAGAAAATGGGTCGCTTCCTTATATCCCAATCCCTTCACATTCTTCACGAGCCATTCGCGAAGTTCAGAAGCGGGAGCGTTGCTCGAAAGAAATTCCAACACGACGGGAAAATCATCTTTCAGCCTCAACAAGTGCTGTGACTTCGTTCTGTGAAATCGAATGTACGTGGCGCGGTTGCGGAGGATGGGCTCGGGTTCAACGGGCTTTGAGTGAAAGGAGAGTCTCTGGAGTACTTCGACAACTTTTCCCGCACTCTCCGCGCTCGTCTGCGGTGTCATGAGACAGTATGCCATCTCATAGAAGTAACTGGATGGGTTCACGCGACGAAAGTCCCCCAGCCGGTTGCGGATTGCTTCCTTTCTGGCTTCATGGAGCAACTTCAAATCAGTCAGAGCCTGTTCGCGGGCTTTCGTTTTCAAAGACCTCCTCAGTCAGATAGAGAGATTCTTGTTTTGCCCCTCAACCTGACCATGCCGTCGCGCTCGAGGCTTTGAAGAAGAGAGCGGAACCAGGGCCGATCCCGCGGCGTGAAGTCAGTCACGACTTTGCGCGCCAGAGATGCGGAGTTCATTGACGCACCTGCCTTCAGATCTCGCAGAACTTCAATTGCTTTTCCCCTGTAGATCCGATTGGGGATTCCGTTTCGGCCAGGTTCAATTCTGGATCGTCGCAAGAGCTTCTGCGGAGCGGCATGGGCGCTCGGGCAATACCTTTTCAATGGGCAGCTTCCGCAACGCGGCCGCGCAGCTGTGCAGATCGTAGAACCGAGATCCATCATGGCTTGGTTCCAGTCGTGAGCGTTTGAGCGGGGGAGATGGGCACTCGCGAGTTCCCACACAATATGTGGTGTGTGGAGAGTCTCCTTGTTGTTCACAGGATAGAGCCGGCCCATGACGCGAAAAACGTTTATGTCCACGACCGGGACTCTTTGGCCGAATGCAAAACATGCTATGGCGTGAGCAGTGTAGCGCCCGATGCCGGGCAATTTCCTGAGGTCCTCGATTCTGTGCGGGAGTTTTGCGCCATGCTCACGAACGACTTTCTGAGAAAGGGCGTGGAGACGAATCGCTCTATTGTTGTATCCCATTCCGCGCCAGGCCCGCACTACATCTGAAGTCCCGGCGGACGCCAGTTTCTTGAATGTGGGGTATTTCTTGAGGAATTCCGGATATTTGGCCTGAACCCGGGCTACTTGCGTCTGCTGGAGCATTACCTCCGACACGAGTATGCGGTACGGATCTTTTTCGTTTCTCCAGGGAAGTTCGCGCCCATGCTTCCGATACCAGCGCAGGAGTGACAGGATGATTTTCGATTTCCGATTTTCCCGATGAACTGGTTTGGTCATTTGGTTGTCTTTTCGAGCGCGATAATGAATCATGGCCAACGGTCAACGGAAAATGGATAATCACCATTCCAAAAGGTCACAGCAGCTCTACTGGAATATCGCTTCATTCATACGTGAAACAATGGGTTTGTTCCCCTCGAGTATGTCCAGCAACCTGAGCTCAGGGAGCGTGACCCAGCGAATCTGTTCGAAGGCGTTGTTAACCGGAGTGCCTTCGAAGCGTGACACAAAAAAATACATGACTTCAAAAACTCCGCCATCGTCATACCTGCTGATCTGTGACTCCGACCGATCGAATCTCTCAACCGCAATCGAGAGCTCTTCGCGCAGTTCGCGCTTCATGCAATCGAAGAATGATTCTCCTTCTTCTACTTTTCCGCCAGGGAACTCCCATTTGAGTCCATAGCGGGATGTCTTTTTCCGCTGGCAAATGAGTATTTGTTTGCCGTTCTGAATGATGGCGACCGCTGCTCGTGTCATATGTTGGAAAATATACCGAATGAACCATGAAATTCCAACTTGCGCGGTAAATGAAGACGAACCGCCAAGTCCGCCAAGAACGCGAAAAGTTTAGAATCCAAGAACTGAGCAACATCTTTTTCTTTTTGGCGCTCTTCGCGCTCTTGGCGGTTTGCTTCTCCAGGTTGATAACGGAATGTCACCTCACGCAATTGCAGGTCTGAAGGATTCTCTCTACTTTAGGTTACCAGCCTCACCGAAGCCTCAGCTCTGCCCCCGATGGAGCCCGCGCTGCACAGAAGGTGGGAGCGCAGCGAACGTCATCAGTACAATTCAGGATTTCATGCAACGAGTATTACGAAAACGTTCTCATCCGCGCAGGTACGTGGTGTTCCTCTTTCTCACGTCGATGGCCGCGATCGGTCCCCCCGCATTTTCCCAGGCAGCGATCGATCAGGGGAGAATCCGAGGCACAGTCACGGATTCTTCCAATGGCCAGCCGATCCC
This region includes:
- a CDS encoding N-acetylmuramoyl-L-alanine amidase, producing the protein MTSTRFSLSAAAVLVFLLCSPPFIALAQNTSLRIQFGDKMTTVPGYDSAGVVFISVQEYAAAMSLPSAKSPERRKIEVRLPNHRVKATAGSPFLVITDITTSISSVYQVTRGIVLKDSLFYAPASEFVSLLERLSPLGVSLQTDSRLVTKEPVAAESQFDVTGLSIESRQNGYLLTIKAPRKLGTFDAFLSHDGWLYVTINDAQADTVALSRFKAVDAIRRVLVFQSPTSVQLTFQVSPDIVQVDPLIDSQNSNLLIALHTRNAVPKEEPESKKAEAVKKQGETQDKLQRARDRSRLDVIVIDAGHGGKDPGTIGVSGTREKDVALGVALKLGELIKQNLKDVEVVYTRKNDTFVELYQRGRIANDAEGKLFISIHCNSTERKPSSANGFEIYILRPGKTESAIRIAEKENDAVKLEDNYKDRYQELTEENFILITMRQSAFIRYSEEFAARASEAMANLLKIQNSGVKQAGFLVLVGASMPNVLVETGFLSNRQEEKILRSQEGQQNVAHALFEGIKQYKEDYEKALQ
- a CDS encoding YajQ family cyclic di-GMP-binding protein, which codes for MAQQNSFDIVSEVNLQEVDNALNQARKEIIQRYDFKDSKTQIDFNTNEKQITLHTIDEFHLKSAVDILQSKLIKRGVSIKALRYGPMEPATGATVKQVITLVVGIGKDDARAVVKMIKDSKVRVQAQIMEDQVRVSGKDKDDLQSVIQLLRDADLSFPVQFVNYR
- a CDS encoding A/G-specific adenine glycosylase, which translates into the protein MTKPVHRENRKSKIILSLLRWYRKHGRELPWRNEKDPYRILVSEVMLQQTQVARVQAKYPEFLKKYPTFKKLASAGTSDVVRAWRGMGYNNRAIRLHALSQKVVREHGAKLPHRIEDLRKLPGIGRYTAHAIACFAFGQRVPVVDINVFRVMGRLYPVNNKETLHTPHIVWELASAHLPRSNAHDWNQAMMDLGSTICTAARPRCGSCPLKRYCPSAHAAPQKLLRRSRIEPGRNGIPNRIYRGKAIEVLRDLKAGASMNSASLARKVVTDFTPRDRPWFRSLLQSLERDGMVRLRGKTRISLSD
- a CDS encoding (deoxy)nucleoside triphosphate pyrophosphohydrolase yields the protein MTRAAVAIIQNGKQILICQRKKTSRYGLKWEFPGGKVEEGESFFDCMKRELREELSIAVERFDRSESQISRYDDGGVFEVMYFFVSRFEGTPVNNAFEQIRWVTLPELRLLDILEGNKPIVSRMNEAIFQ